One genomic region from Mauremys reevesii isolate NIE-2019 linkage group 7, ASM1616193v1, whole genome shotgun sequence encodes:
- the TCTA gene encoding T-cell leukemia translocation-altered gene protein isoform X2 yields MLPFQGGRGSRRLRSAVLRWRMRRVMAAPWLGWEAPGRALRGLAWLGQEFAADWAAQDLRAALFQLLLLWLGLSLLGIHLAWRLHGGRVSRLCCRPGTSRTEPAGLGCRPATDRDERSRAPSPPPCRPGCAAAQAEAARTEGPPLVPHISPPGTAQAMRL; encoded by the exons ATGCTCCCATTCCAAGGAGGAAGGGGTTCTCGGCGCCTGCGCAGTGCAGTACTCCGTTGGCGCATGCGCAGGGTGATGGCGGCACCGTGGCTGGGCTGGGAGGCGCCGGGTCGGGCGCTGCggggcctggcctggctggggcaggagttcgCGGCCGACTGGGCGGCTCAAGACCTGCGGGCCGCGCtcttccagctgctgctgctctggctgggccTCAGCCTGCTGGGCATCCACCTAGCCTGGCGGCTCCATGGAGGCCGCGTCAGCCGCCTCTGCTGCCGTCCAGGTACGAGCCGAACCGAAcccgctgggctgggctgccgCCCAGCTACCGACCGGGACGAACGGAGCCGGGCCccgagccccccaccctgccGGCCCGGCTGTGCTGCTGCGCAG GCAGAGGCGGCCAGAACGGAGGGACCCCCGCTGGTGCCTCATATTTCCCCACCTG GGACAGCTCAAGCAATGAGGCTGTGA
- the TCTA gene encoding T-cell leukemia translocation-altered gene protein isoform X5, with the protein MLPFQGGRGSRRLRSAVLRWRMRRVMAAPWLGWEAPGRALRGLAWLGQEFAADWAAQDLRAALFQLLLLWLGLSLLGIHLAWRLHGGRVSRLCCRPGRGGQNGGTPAGASYFPTWDSSSNEAVKTHRE; encoded by the exons ATGCTCCCATTCCAAGGAGGAAGGGGTTCTCGGCGCCTGCGCAGTGCAGTACTCCGTTGGCGCATGCGCAGGGTGATGGCGGCACCGTGGCTGGGCTGGGAGGCGCCGGGTCGGGCGCTGCggggcctggcctggctggggcaggagttcgCGGCCGACTGGGCGGCTCAAGACCTGCGGGCCGCGCtcttccagctgctgctgctctggctgggccTCAGCCTGCTGGGCATCCACCTAGCCTGGCGGCTCCATGGAGGCCGCGTCAGCCGCCTCTGCTGCCGTCCAG GCAGAGGCGGCCAGAACGGAGGGACCCCCGCTGGTGCCTCATATTTCCCCACCTG GGACAGCTCAAGCAATGAGGCTGTGAAGACTCACCGAGAGTGA
- the TCTA gene encoding T-cell leukemia translocation-altered gene protein isoform X3, with the protein MLPFQGGRGSRRLRSAVLRWRMRRVMAAPWLGWEAPGRALRGLAWLGQEFAADWAAQDLRAALFQLLLLWLGLSLLGIHLAWRLHGGRVSRLCCRPGTSRTEPAGLGCRPATDRDERSRAPSPPPCRPGCAAAQAEAARTEGPPLVPHISPPGL; encoded by the exons ATGCTCCCATTCCAAGGAGGAAGGGGTTCTCGGCGCCTGCGCAGTGCAGTACTCCGTTGGCGCATGCGCAGGGTGATGGCGGCACCGTGGCTGGGCTGGGAGGCGCCGGGTCGGGCGCTGCggggcctggcctggctggggcaggagttcgCGGCCGACTGGGCGGCTCAAGACCTGCGGGCCGCGCtcttccagctgctgctgctctggctgggccTCAGCCTGCTGGGCATCCACCTAGCCTGGCGGCTCCATGGAGGCCGCGTCAGCCGCCTCTGCTGCCGTCCAGGTACGAGCCGAACCGAAcccgctgggctgggctgccgCCCAGCTACCGACCGGGACGAACGGAGCCGGGCCccgagccccccaccctgccGGCCCGGCTGTGCTGCTGCGCAG GCAGAGGCGGCCAGAACGGAGGGACCCCCGCTGGTGCCTCATATTTCCCCACCTG GCCTCTGA
- the TCTA gene encoding T-cell leukemia translocation-altered gene protein isoform X4: MLPFQGGRGSRRLRSAVLRWRMRRVMAAPWLGWEAPGRALRGLAWLGQEFAADWAAQDLRAALFQLLLLWLGLSLLGIHLAWRLHGGRVSRLCCRPGRGGQNGGTPAGASYFPTWPLSCSSQASGVWGSPQSSVYGTCSLLTLL, translated from the exons ATGCTCCCATTCCAAGGAGGAAGGGGTTCTCGGCGCCTGCGCAGTGCAGTACTCCGTTGGCGCATGCGCAGGGTGATGGCGGCACCGTGGCTGGGCTGGGAGGCGCCGGGTCGGGCGCTGCggggcctggcctggctggggcaggagttcgCGGCCGACTGGGCGGCTCAAGACCTGCGGGCCGCGCtcttccagctgctgctgctctggctgggccTCAGCCTGCTGGGCATCCACCTAGCCTGGCGGCTCCATGGAGGCCGCGTCAGCCGCCTCTGCTGCCGTCCAG GCAGAGGCGGCCAGAACGGAGGGACCCCCGCTGGTGCCTCATATTTCCCCACCTG GCCTCTGAGCTGCAGCAGCCAAGCCTCAGGTGTCTGGGGCTCGCCCCAAAGCTCTGTCTATGGCACCTGCTCTCTTCTCACCCTCCTGTAG
- the TCTA gene encoding T-cell leukemia translocation-altered gene protein isoform X1: MLPFQGGRGSRRLRSAVLRWRMRRVMAAPWLGWEAPGRALRGLAWLGQEFAADWAAQDLRAALFQLLLLWLGLSLLGIHLAWRLHGGRVSRLCCRPGTSRTEPAGLGCRPATDRDERSRAPSPPPCRPGCAAAQAGGWQRGLGRAHLHVPGCLWAPTLPGGESRSTVPLPRQRSSPRQHGRGWLVPSSSLVSRGGGTRCWPGCGMWSNC, translated from the exons ATGCTCCCATTCCAAGGAGGAAGGGGTTCTCGGCGCCTGCGCAGTGCAGTACTCCGTTGGCGCATGCGCAGGGTGATGGCGGCACCGTGGCTGGGCTGGGAGGCGCCGGGTCGGGCGCTGCggggcctggcctggctggggcaggagttcgCGGCCGACTGGGCGGCTCAAGACCTGCGGGCCGCGCtcttccagctgctgctgctctggctgggccTCAGCCTGCTGGGCATCCACCTAGCCTGGCGGCTCCATGGAGGCCGCGTCAGCCGCCTCTGCTGCCGTCCAGGTACGAGCCGAACCGAAcccgctgggctgggctgccgCCCAGCTACCGACCGGGACGAACGGAGCCGGGCCccgagccccccaccctgccGGCCCGGCTGTGCTGCTGCGCAG GCTGGAGGGTGGCAGCGAGGACTAGGGCGCGCACACCTGCATGTTCCTGGCTGCTTGTGGGCTCCCACCCTGCCCGGAGGAGAATCCAGGAGCACTGTACCATTGCCCAGGCAGAGGTCCTCccccaggcagcatggaaggGGCTGGCTTGTGCCCAGCAGCTCCCTGGTATCGAGGGGGGGCGGAACCAGGTGCTGGCCTGGCTGTGGCATGTGGAGCAACTGCTAG